The stretch of DNA CTGCCGATAGTATTACGGCAACCAAATCTAAAAACCCCGATAACACTTACTCAGTCGGTGGCACCGATACCTTTACTATTGCCACTAATCAAACGGTGCGTTGGACGGCTAACTATAATCCCTCGGCAGCTAATGAGGGCAATGATTTTTACCTGCATCAATCGGGGCAGCCGCTTAATCAAATTGCACTGTCCACCAACTTAAACAATGGCCTAAACACCGGCGATGTTTTTTTAAATGCCGGCACCTATATAATCAGCACCACCTATTTTGGTATGGGGGTGGGCAGCTATACCATAGAGTACAACCGCACGGCGTCGATTAGCCTTAGCCCTGGCAGTCACAATTTTGGTACGGTGTTGGCGGGTGGTAGTTCGAGTAATAAAGCTTTTAGCATCAGCTCTACCGGCGATTTACCGGTGACCATTACCGGGGTAACTTTTTCTGACCCTGCGCATTTCTCTATAGTAGGGCCGGCACCCAGCGGCACCGCGCCTAGCAGTTTTAATGTGCGTTGTAATGCAGGGCCTGCTGCGGGCATATTTGGCTCTACTATTACGGTAACCGGCACTAACCCTTCTTTGCCTGTAGCCTCACCCACGGCAACAGTGAATTGCACGGTAGAGTTACCGGTGCCCAATATTAGTTGCTCGGGCAATCCCAATTTAGGTACGGCCGATTGGACCACCTCGGAAACTATTAACATTAGCCGTAGCTATGCCAATACTGGCACCGCTCCCTTGGTGATTAGCAATGTGCAGTTGGTTAACTTGTCAGCGCTGGCCCCTTTTGCACTTAACGGTGCGCCTAGTTTGGCGCCTTTAAATAGCGGCTCACGCAGTGTGGCAATGACTTTTACTGCGCCTAATGCCGGTGCTGAGGCGACTTATAGTGGCCAGCTGCGTATAGACTCCAACGACCCCGACGAGCCCGTTAAGCTCTGCCCTTTTACGGCAGTGGCGCATCATCCCGAGCCGCGCATGTTGCTGGATGCTACGGTATTGGATTATCACCAAGTTGAGTTAGGTTTTGCCTTTACCAAGGCCATTATTGTGCGCAATGCCGGTGATGCCAACCTCAACGTAACCGTGGCCGACATCTTACCTTTAGACGCTGATGCGCCACAGTGGCCCACCCGCGAAGTAGGGGCTGCCGTGGTCACTCCCGGTAATCAAATCGTGTTTAAGCAGGTGTTTGAGCCTTTAGTTACCGGCAACTACAACATGCAAATGCGGGTAACGGGCAACGACCCCACCAACCTCGAAGATATAGTCACGCTAATGGGCGAGGGCATACCGCCCATACCTATTGATGCCGTGCCGGTGTTAGATCGCAGTGGCAGTATGAGTGATGCTGCCGGCACCGCAGGCAGCAAGCTCTCGGCCATGAAGCGCGCGGCTAATTTGTTTACCGATTTAATTGCCCAGCGTTCAGACGGTTTACCGGCTGCCGATGCAGACAAGTTGGGGTTGGTGCAATACAACGAAACCAATAGTCAGTTGTTAGCGCTAAATACTTTGCAGGGTGCGCAGGTTACCGATGCGCATAATGCGATTAACGGCCTCAGTGCTGGTGGCGGTACAGGCATAGGTGGCGCTATACAGCGCGCAGGCACCATGTTGATAGGGTCGCCTAGCGGCCGCAAGCATGTGATGGTGGTGATGACGGATGGTAAAGAAAACGTAACGCCTAATATTATCCCCTCTGTGGAAATCGTTAGAACCAACGACCCCGCTATTAAAATGTACAGCATAGGTTTGGGCAACGACATAGAGCCCGGCAAATTGCAGGCCATTACCAATATCACTAACGGCTATCATCAAGTAGTGGATGATTTAAGTGGCACCAGTATTTTTGATTTAGAAGCTTTCTACTTCAAAATATTTGCTAACGCCACCGGTATGGAATTAGTGGTGGACCCTACCGTCCCCGTTAATCTTAATAACACCGCGCCTATAGTGGTGCAGCAAGCGGCGATTACTAGCTCCGATAAAAGCGCCACATTCCTAGTGTTAGATGTGCCGTCGTTGCGACCCTACTATGCCTTGGAGTTGATTAGCCCTAGCGGCCAAATCATTATCCCTGGTGTGTCTATAGGCGGTGTCGCCGTGCATGAGTTAGCTAGAGATACCTATAGGCTAGTGCGAGTAGTCTTCCCCAGCTTGGCTCACGCCAGCGATTATGTGGGCCTGTGGCAGTTGCGCTTAACCGCTAAAGGTTTGCCGAAAAAAGTACCCGGTACGGCAACCCACGATAATGCACCAATGCCTAATGACGCTGTATACAACCCTAATGCAGGGATAGTGCCTATAGGTTTTGCGGCGGCGGTATCATCCGACTACCGCATGGCCGTTAGTGCTACGGCCTCTAGCATGCTACCCGGCGCTAGAATCAACCTGAACGCTAGTTTTAGCGACAGGGGTTGGCCAGCACCCAATGCCCAAGCTCGCGTCAC from Dasania marina DSM 21967 encodes:
- a CDS encoding choice-of-anchor D domain-containing protein, with the protein product MATLVLLGSSSLFAADSITATKSKNPDNTYSVGGTDTFTIATNQTVRWTANYNPSAANEGNDFYLHQSGQPLNQIALSTNLNNGLNTGDVFLNAGTYIISTTYFGMGVGSYTIEYNRTASISLSPGSHNFGTVLAGGSSSNKAFSISSTGDLPVTITGVTFSDPAHFSIVGPAPSGTAPSSFNVRCNAGPAAGIFGSTITVTGTNPSLPVASPTATVNCTVELPVPNISCSGNPNLGTADWTTSETINISRSYANTGTAPLVISNVQLVNLSALAPFALNGAPSLAPLNSGSRSVAMTFTAPNAGAEATYSGQLRIDSNDPDEPVKLCPFTAVAHHPEPRMLLDATVLDYHQVELGFAFTKAIIVRNAGDANLNVTVADILPLDADAPQWPTREVGAAVVTPGNQIVFKQVFEPLVTGNYNMQMRVTGNDPTNLEDIVTLMGEGIPPIPIDAVPVLDRSGSMSDAAGTAGSKLSAMKRAANLFTDLIAQRSDGLPAADADKLGLVQYNETNSQLLALNTLQGAQVTDAHNAINGLSAGGGTGIGGAIQRAGTMLIGSPSGRKHVMVVMTDGKENVTPNIIPSVEIVRTNDPAIKMYSIGLGNDIEPGKLQAITNITNGYHQVVDDLSGTSIFDLEAFYFKIFANATGMELVVDPTVPVNLNNTAPIVVQQAAITSSDKSATFLVLDVPSLRPYYALELISPSGQIIIPGVSIGGVAVHELARDTYRLVRVVFPSLAHASDYVGLWQLRLTAKGLPKKVPGTATHDNAPMPNDAVYNPNAGIVPIGFAAAVSSDYRMAVSATASSMLPGARINLNASFSDRGWPAPNAQARVTITSPSGTVYGPLSLYDDGTNDDSEAGDAAFTSYFMQTAESGSYKLFYQGQGYNDRGELAPREATRYVSLVPPTPPEREEDCIPCHILKWLWAVVIALLLLGLWCCYRKRG